The genomic stretch TAATTTAGTTGACACCATAGAAATAAAGTCATATTGCTCTAAACACTCCTATccattaactttaaaaaaaccagattttaacACAAAGGAGGAGTACTTCTTTAATAAGTAAACATTTTACTGCTCATATAAATTTTCAGCAATTTTAGAAACTTCTGACTCTATGCTCTTGTGGGTTTTAATGCTTTTCGGATGAATGTCATCAGCTTGTTTATAAATATCGTTGCATTCCTTCTTTCTGTATCACATTTCCCCTGAAAAATCaatcaagaaaatgaaattgatTAATATTTAATCATTATTTAGAGCTTTTTCATCTCAAAATCATTTTATGAATGATACGATTTTCCTTAAATTTGCTGATCACACATATGAATCCTTAATTTAGAGGTGGAACAAGTGGGAGACTAGAACAAGGGAAGGGCATAAACATGAAATAATGCCAGGATTTATTCTTCCATGTGTTAAAAACAAGCCAGTACAAAAATTACTCTCTTTTGTAGACGTAAGGGCTCGTCTATGAATTATAGATCATATTTTGTAACATCTCTGCTGTGGGATCTCTGGCAGAGAGTGAATAAATTCCTACCTCTTTTGCCAGGCTGGGAGTGAGAAATTGCTTCAGTCTTtcaaaattttggaaaaaagcaCTGAATTTTTTCATAGCTGGATTAGTTTTCAGCCGTTCCGTCCCTTCAAAGATTGTGCTGATACAATTCACATCCTAAGACGAAAGAATTAGCAAAACTGAGATACAAGAATTTGTAACCATGAGCTGCAATAAGTTTATGAAAAATCATTGGGGGAGATGCCCAACTGCCTGGGTGACAAATTCATTCTTACTGACTTTTGGGCTCGAGTTTGCAAGTGACTTAGGTAAATGTGTGTATTTATCTGATGTGCATACTTTACTCTGGAGGCAGAAACCTGGCAAAGTATCTGCTGGTGTGTGTTTTGTGATGAACCATCTCACTGTCTAACGCCTCAGtccttcctcttctgcagccaTCTGAAAACCAGTTTGATTTCTCACATCTGCTCGTGCCTCTCGAGcacaagagaaagcaaataaatgaacCTGAAGGTGCTGCAAACACAAACTGTGCAACAGCTGGCACCTGCCTGCCAGGAGAGACGGGGACAAAGCCACCCTCTCCTGTCCCAGGTGTGGTCACACTGGTCCTGTGCCACAAAGTGGGAGCTGGCTTTGGTCTCTGAGACCCTGTGGTCTGGACAAGGCCACcagaagagggaggagggacGTGGATGGAAGCCGAGCCAAGAGTGATGATGGTCACACTCGTCAGTGCAGGGCTGCTCAGGAACAGCTCAGCTAAACTcacaaggaaggaaagaaggagaggaCACGACCGTCCTCTCCGTGGCAGGAACAGACTGAGGTGTCACAGGAGGAGAAAGTgatgaaaaagggagaaaaaactaATCATCGAGGATCAgaggaaatgcagcagctgctgaaggtgCCCGTGACACCCACGACCAACGCGTGGTCCCCTGTTAGTCACTCCTGGTGCTGCGGGGTGAGTAAGATCATTCCTCCCACAGCCTCGCTTGGGAAGCcgcttctgctgctgctgaacagcaAACTCAGACCTCGAGGAATTCTCTGTCACCTCTGGCTCCAAAGCACTGGCGAGAGGGAAGCAGCTCATCTCCCCAGAGGGAAGCTGGGCACTGGCACAGtgggcacctccagggaccTCATCAGGGAAAGGGACAAAtgagctgccagcactgggcactgctgattcGGGGTCAAAATCTCAGAGTTAAAGCCAGCCCAAGCCCCAGCCTGGGAAGAGAGCTCGTCCAGACAGGATCCAGAGAGAAGTGACAGAGCTGGGAACTTTGCATCTAACTTGCAAGGAATGGGCTGGATTTGACACCAACAAACTCCCGTCCTCCTGTACTTACTTAGGGCACAAATGGGAATTATCCTGCTCCTTCAACAAATTAATGACTCAGATTGCACTCCTACCAGCAGCCCTCTGGCCACGCTGTGAGCTGAAGAgttctgtgctgggctgtgatcTGGGGAAACCAAGAATCTCATCGatgcacagcagagaaaaaagccTCATTAACAGTGTGTGCATGACCAGGGAGGTGCTTAAAGTCGTCttagaaagaaaacctgagaGGGGACAGGAGACGTTTCCTGGAGATGTAGAAGAAGATGGCAAATCCACCAGGGGGAGTTTGATCTTTAGGACAGACCTTGTTCCTGGGCACCCTGCCTCTGGTGTCCCGTTCAGGGCACACTGACACCATCCTTCAGACGAGACCAGGTAACACCACCACTTAATCCCCTTCCTGGGAGTAAGGCTTTAAAAACCCCTTTCTAGAAGTAGACTAAGTGAAGTAGGctaaaaagaagaatttttgcAGACACACAAGCAAGAAGTGTGAAcaagttttctctttcctttttagctGTCTTTCATTCAAAAGCTGGTTCAGAAAATCCGTCCGTGTGTGTGTTCTGCAGGAGATTTACAAAAACACACAACAAGAATAGTTGCTGTTCTTTTATATTACAGCAACTTTTTTGACTCAACATTTGCTagtttttaataatgttttatatCTAACTACATTTTATATCTTACATTATCATTTTATATCTTATAATAGCTACACTTAAAGTAATAATTTACTCTTAAATACaaatagaacattttaaaagataacAATTTAAAAACGACCTCAattttcaatgaagaaatttatgaaaatgttaattttatttaaaaaaagcttttacttACATTTATATTGTCTGGAGTTTCAATCCTCAGattctgaaaaataacatattaaTTCAGCCTTTCAAATATCATCTTCACTAACACtgataaaaatacaatattacATAGATTGTTTGACTTTCAAAGGAAGCTAAATATTCAAGAACAAGAGAATTCAGTATATCAAATTTTAGattagaaaaatggaaattgaaTTTACCTGAATGTCCTTTGCCATTACCTCCCACATTTGCTGTAGAAGTGTCAGTAATTCAGCcatgctgctcctctgggaagcagcagagatgccTGCAGCCAGCAAGAGAAGGTAGAGATGGGTTTTCATCCTCTTGATGTGCTCAGAGAACCTCTAAGTAGCTCTGGACCAGTCCACCAGTCCTCTACCATTTTATGGTCTCTACAAGGAAATAGCACTTCAGGTTGATTTGGGAAACtgattgaatttaaaaaaaaaaaaaaaagaaagccatttGTTGAGGCTTTCTGGAAGAGAGAGGTTCCAGTAAATTTGGTGTCTAACCTTGGGACAACCTCCTTACCCAGTCAGCATTTCCATGGAAAGAAATCTATAAATATCTGGTTTTTCAGCTTGAAAATCAGGAAAGCATAGAATGACCCAAAGCATGACCAGGCAGTTGCCACCTCCTGTAGCAGTTGCTACAGCTCTTCTCTAGAAATCACAGCTCCTTTGGCCACAGCATGGGGCTGGCTGAGAAACAATGGGAAAAGACTggtataagaaaaaaaccccaacaaaatcCCATGGAAAATATGTGGCTCACTGCATAGAAAGGGAAAGTTACAGCATTTGTGCAATACTTGTGGCAAAATTTTGACAAAATGTAGGCATGCTGTGAGAGTTAATTAATTTACAGCAGGAGAAGCCACTGCCCTGCAGCAACAGGGTGgccccagggatgggcacagcAAAGTGGCCCcttttgggtgggaaaggagggatgcAGGGTGTCCTGAGTGAGTCAGCTGTGAccccacaggcacagctggTGCCACAGAGTTGATTTTGGGTCAGGACAGTGGTCCCCTTACTGCCCCACTCTCTGGCCAGGAGCTGGCGAGGGGGGAGCCCACCAGGTTTGTAAGGGTCACTCATCGTGGGCACTGTGGTGTGTTACCTGGCCGAACCAGCCAGTGGCTCGTGCTTCCCACTTTCCTGGAAGCTGGaaaaactccttttttatttcctttaaaaaaggatgggtttatttcacagaaatgagGGCAGTGGCCGGGGTGGCTGGAGTCCAGTTCTGTgcctgctgggcaggggcagatCCGGCGGCTCCGCTCGTGGGACCTGATGCCACAGCACTTACCAGTAAGTGCCTCAATATCTCAATACTTTGAATTGGGGAAGTCAAAAGTCACCAGTGGTTATGTGGCTTAGCTCAAGCTAATCTGTGAGCTGGCTGCTGCCCTCTTCACTGCATCTGTGTGTCATCTGGAACAAAAGTGGGCTTTTTCCCACACTTGGTGCTTGTCTGTAGAACTTTCTCATCACACAGCTCTGGGGATTGTGTCCTTGTAGGAATGTGACAAGTAAGAAGGAAGAAGTTTATTACAGTGAGGaggtaaaacactggcacagattatcaggaaaagctgtggctgccccatccctggaattgtccaaggccaggttggacggggcttggagcaacctgagatagtggaaggtgtccctgcccatggcagggggtgggactggatgagctttcaggtctcttccaactccaACCATTCTATGGGCTCCACACCAGTGCATACAAACCAtacaactgaaaatattaagcCCTGCTCTTGGTTTTTGGTGCTTTACAGTTGTTTCTTTTGATCTCCCTCAAACTCACACTGATTTTTCAGGTGaagcctcctcttccccttggCTGGAACCTGGGCTGTACCTGCCAGCCAGGCTGAGGTTCAACCCCACCATTAGAGATCTCTGTGGGCAACTCAGTTTTGACTCAAGGttggttggaaaaaaacccttttttcaccttttccttgGCTGACAGTTGGCCCATCCCATATCACGGTGAGAGGGATTGCCTATGGGACCGAGGCCACTGCCATGTCCCCCCACCTCAGGTCTCCCTGTCCTGGGGCCCCTCAGCACAGAGAGCACATCTGCCTCCAATTCCATTCCTGGCCGGCACAGCTGCCAGCAGATTTTGTCTCAGGcctttttgaaaaatgaacttGGCATTTGTGACCACTTCTGCAGAATCTTATCACTGTCCCAGAACTTTGTATgaactgtgtttcttttcccttgttaAACTTTGCAGGAGGTAATTCCCAGTTCCCAGGAGTTCACAGGAATTTTTGTGATGTGTAGCAGTGTGAGCTGATCTTTCAGCAGGGGTTTGCCCAGCTCCAAAGGGACAAGGCTGGTCCTTCACCACCGTTTTAACACTCTCTCTTCTTGTGACATATTCCAGAATCACTGCACTTTTAAATCTAGggatttttgcttttcccctttacttttccccccctcttctGCCTCAGATAACAGGACTGCTCTAGTGCCTGTTTTTCTCTCTAAGCTGGCTCAGTGCCCCTACACAAACTGTAGTCCCAGGTTCGTTATTGTTCAgatgctttggggttttgtttttcacttgaaTGCAGGGATAAGAAGCTGAAGgatgatgtaaaaaaaataaagggcaACGTAAGCAACAGGTCCTGACCTTTGATACCTGTAATTCTGGAATTTGTCTGATCTGTGAGTATAGGCAGAGTGAAGGCACCACAAACATGGGTAGAATTGGTAGGAACAGGAATAAGAGTAAGCaaagaaagtatttcagaagaaactCTGGAGACTGCAGTAAAAGACAGCGAGTGGAAATCCAAAGTGTTGGATTTGTCCAAAGTGTTTCTGTTTGAATTTGGAATGATCAGGAGGATGGAAGTGAACAAATAATCTAATTAATCAGTGAATTCATGGCTTTTGATACTAATGAAAAAGGTATTTCAGTGGGAGTCAGGTGTGATAAGTGTTCATGTTGCAGCTGATTTAGGAATATTATTGAAAAAAGGAATCTGATGATGCTACAAGTGCGAAAAGAAAGTTATCCCAAAAGCTGTGCAAGGTGCTGCTGATGCCAGCAGGAATCATCCTGAGCAAGGGCTTCTTTGCATCACAAAATGGTGATGACTCCTGCAGGTATGTGCCTGCATTAGCTTGATAAACTTAGCAAGTGCCTTGTAAGAACTGAGCTGCAACCAGGAGCTGGTTTTGCTCTTTCATCTAGATGTGTGAAGTTATGATGCTCAGGTGAGGTTTCCTTACTGGGGCAAGTACAAAAGGCAGCATGGCTGTGGTGCAGTATCTCGTGCCTCTCTAACCTCCCAAGCCcaagaaaatggaatttctgAAAACCAGGGAACATCTCCTGCAGAGATGCTCTGGAATACTTTCTCACAGTGGTTATGTTCCAATATTTTGTGCTGGGAGTTTAGTTTAAAGCAATCTGGTTGAAACAGAGTTTTCTCCCATCCTGGCAAATTTTCTGATGCCCAAACTCACCCACCTCCTGGAGTTGTAGGAAGTGTTTTAACCTTTGGTGATGCTTTCACTTCTAATAGACAGCAAGGGAGAGAAGCCAAGTGAGTGCAAAAAGCAGGTCACTAGCAGGAAGTCCTATTCACCATATTTAGGGAATGAATCCTTGGCTTtttgctgccttccagcagcaTGTGGCCCTTGCAgaggtggctgctgcagcaaggCACATGTGCATGTGCAAATCCAGGCTGGATGCTCCAGCAGTGAGCAGAATTCCTGCTTCCAGCAATGGAAAGCAAACATAAGCACCTGGACTTTGTTCTTACATCCAAAAGTAGTGGTGCTCCATagtgctgctcctggagcccctctgccatggaaCAGCCCCAGTGCTTGTTCAAAGGCCAGTCCCAAGCCAGGGAAATTGTGAAATTTAATAAACACTGGTCTTGACCTGAATTACATGAAATAAACTCCTTTCCTAGGAAGCAGGTTGTTAGGAGTTTTGTTTACAGTTCCATGACATTCCATAGGAGTCActgctttctggaaaaaatatgtgCCATATCTGACCAGTTCTTTCACGGCTCCCATCTAGCACTGTCACTGCCACCAGTGGGACTCTGTCAGGTCCCACCTCAGAGCAGCTCAGTCGAGCTGCTGCACAAAAGGAGACACTTCctatagagaaaaataaaggcagatgAGAAGGGGAAATACAGGGAAAGGAAGGTGATCCAGAGGAGAGAGCTGTTGCTCCAGACTCAGCCAAAACTGATGGAAATGGGGACATCATTTGCTGCTCACTCgctgcccagggctgagcagaggcaCGACTGTTGGCTGGCCCAGGCTGTGTTGGGAAGCTTTTTAGCATCATGGGAAATGCCAGTGGGAATGGTAGCCAGAATAGTTTAAAAAACCACTGAAGCCATTCTGTAGCTCCCTGAAGTGCCgaggcagaggagcagtgaCAGGGTGCTCAGCAACTCCTCCTGGCAGCTTTAacatctcttctgctttctgaaatcCTTGTGCCTCTGTGTGGACAGACCCATGGCAAGGTGATGAGAAAGAACAGTGGAAGAATACACTTGTAAGTATGAGCTGAGCTTATGCAAAGTTGCATTCAAATATGCTTTAATTAGAGATATCCTCTgcctaattaattaattaagctCCAAGGGTGGTTCTTTAAGCAGCCAGTAGCATTTTGTGCTCTTCTGATGAGGTTTAGCTTGGTGTGGGTGAGCAGTATTGTCCCCACTGTAGGTACAGCACACTATAACTCACACTTCTAACAGGTTTTAGCGCGGTTTGGAAGGAAAGATGAGTTCTTAGCATGACCTGTGATAATATTACAGTCACTCAGCAATGGTTGGTTGAAAGGGCTTTGTCTTGATTAAGATTATAGAGTTTCTGCAAACATGTGGTAAAATGTtgactttgctgctgcttttccattttatgcagaaagctgaagtgccacataaaataatagaaaaaagcGATGCTTTCCAGCCTTGTCTCAATTTTAGCAGCTGTGCACGGTTTACAGTTACTTTTGGAAGCCAACATTCAAGTACTTAATACCTTCTGCGTGGGGCAGGATTCCGGCTTCCTGCGTGTCCCAGGATGCATTGTTGGttccctgggagctgtgtcAGAAGGGCACATCTGTTTAGAGAGGTCCCTTCTCATGTTTGCTCTTTCAAAATCCATTGTTTCACTCTTGTCTTGTCTTGCTAAACCTCCGGCCGTGACTAATGGCCTGGGCTTGGCTTGTGGGCCACTGTCTTCCCCGTTTCCTCTTTACCACTGGAGTTGTTTGAGATGTACTGGTGTGAAGCCTGGCTGGATTAGCCACTGTCACACTGCTAATCCCAGGGCCTGGATTAACCCTGGCTTTCCTCAGTCACCCAGACAGGAATCTCTTTGCTGTGCACTCTTCCACTTCTTGTAAGATTTTGTCCGTCTGTTACAATCTGATGGTTCCTTGGCCATAATTAGCTCAATTACTTAATCCTGTTGTTTATTTCATTAGTGAGGGTCTATGACTTCCCAAAAATATATCTGTGCCAAGTACTTTGCTTTAAAACTTACACAATGTCTAGCTGGGCAGGTCCTCAAACTACTTCATGCCCCCAAAGCCAGCTCAGTGAATCCACTGCATTTCATTCAGAATTCAATATATGCTTCCATACATTAGCAAAAGTGCCATTTTCCTCTGacacttcagatttttaaaaaagtagtatttttatttaggaaaattaACTTGCAGATATATTCTTCACTTCATGAAAGATACAGTTTAAGGCAATCCTgtgcagaaaaaacccaaatccagcCTAAATTAGACATCCTTTGCTACCACCATTGTTTCTCTTTGATAATTATCACAACTATATTTCTATGGCAATAACCCAGAGACCTGCctaaggttttgttttggtctgTCATTGGGTCAACAAACACTAATTTCTCACTCTTTGCCACATAATTGGAAGATACCATgggtattaaaataaataccacTGCTCTCACactaaatatattaaataaatgaagaatgTGTATCATGCATGTACACTGCACTGCAATTATGTTGTGGAATTTCAGGTAAACACATTGTTTGCAAACTTAATTATgcacatatttaaaagatagccttctctcctttttttctcctgccttcagaaaataaatatttgacaaTTTTGTAAATGCCTGCAGAAGAGCACATCAATGGATCTGCCTCTtaatctctatttttttaatttcactcaCATAGCCTTGACTTATCCTCTAAATATTATAGTGCACAAATGCCACaataaaattaatgattttaagTTCTTTTATTCATGATCATCTTGCACATTAGGActctgtaaaaatataaaaactctgtataaattaattaaatatggTAATACCTGCAATAAGACATAAATATCTGACAACACACATATGAGACATTCATGTTAATGTTGTGCTGTCTCTTCGTGGTGCTCTGTTCCACCAGAACCAGCTCTAGTGTTGGGTAAGAGGTCTCTGAGcacctgcagtgccagcagctctcAGGAGGACTTTGTGCAGTCCTCATGCAGCTTTTGGAAGTACTTTGTGAAGTGCTCCAGGGCTCTCTGTTGGGGCATCTCTCTCATCAGACAGGAATGTTTCTCCTCAGGTTCCTGGAATAATGATGATAACAACAGGTAACAGTGAAAATATGGGAGAAAACAAGAAGAGCATGTTGCTGAGATGCTGTCTGTGGTGGTTCAAGAGGGTGTGTCatcagaaggaaagagagatcTGCATGGATGTACAGACAGAAGACACTTGAGTATTGGGAATACTTCCTCCTGGCTGACTTCACTTACTGAGGTGTGGCTTAGGGCCTTTCCTTATTAATCTCCTGGCTAATGACAAGTTCCAGGATTTGTCTGCAGGTGATGCACTTTTTAGAAAACTCTAACTTTCATCAAGACCCTGTGAATTTCAGgtattttctgtaaaacctttgctgagcagcagctgcaatgTTCAGCAGTGCAAAATTAGGAGTGTACAGAGATGGCATCAAAATGTTGACTTTAGTTGACCAGAATGCTGAGTTGCttaatttcatgttttgaaaacaaatgagtGGTCCATTTACagtaatttcacttttttaccTGGAGTGTCCTTGGGCAGGGGGGTTAGAACTTgatgagatttaaggtcccttccaacccaaaccattccatgatgcTCTGACTATAAATAATTGATGAGAAACTTACTGTATGTCCTTTATTTACAGCTGATATTATGTGATTCATGTTTTTCTCCAACACGGAAATGAATTTTCTCATTTGCTCATTCTTAACTTTCAGCCCTTTTATGGTTCTTTTAAGTTGACAGGGAACACGgttgcactaaaaaaaaaacaaaacagcaaaattataTTCTGCCAAACAAGTAAACTTTTATCTTTCAATAAATTCAATGACTATCTGCATGtacagcagaagcagaaattacCTATTGTCTACTCTATTTTTGTACAATCAGATAAAGAGTTacttttctgtggtttctggggtttgataaaaaaatctagaacaggaaaggaaaaaagcatataacattaaaaaatttgttataaaggaaaaataaggaaaagagtTGTAAAAGCAGATCAAAATCCATTGGGGTTGCAGTTTTATCAAAAGCACACTGGGTAGCCTGAGGAGGTTAGTTCTGCCAGttgcctctcccagctccatctCCACACAGAAGGACAGAACCACTGCACTCTTCTGCCCATAAAATGCTGCTCTCTACCTTTTAAGTCTCAAgctctaaacatttttttctctacagacAAGACCTCCCAATAACAGACTGCctgttgttatttattttttttggacctcttttcagttcacagaGCCTGAGAAACCTGCAGCCCACAGACTGAAACCACGGATCAACAGGGCTGTGCCAATGTATTGCTTCCTTCAGGCACAAACTCCATGATGCTTTATAGCACTCAGGTCACCTTGAGATAATAATCTTGCCAAGAGATAAGAACATTTTAGTGCTTCAAATAATAACCATATTCTCCACCTTTGGTTCTAAAAGACAGTGATGCCTTAGAAATCTTAAGGGGATGCTCAGGGTCTGCACCTCAAACAGCAACACTGAGAACAGCCTCAGTAGTAAACTCTCTGCAAGAGCTCCTGAGATTGCCTTCAGCAGGGGTATAACCAAGTCTCAGAGACTGTGGTCACAGAATTGGTTATTTATTTCCATAGTTTTGCATACAAGGAAGTTCACTGCCTATATACATGCAGTTAGTATATATATTCCCTTCTGGTGAGATTCGGTCTTTTTTAGCTTCTCACACTTTCCCTCAAGATGTGCTACAAAGCATCATCATTCTTCAAATAACTAACAACAGCAGTAATAAGGAAGTTTAAAAGTCTTACCTGAAATTTCCCCTTGGGTACTTGAATCCAGgtctaaaattttaaaaaagaatatactGTTAGAAGGTATTTCTCCTCTAAGTGACTGCCACATTGTTAAACATCTCTAAGTACATATCATCTTCATCAGGTTTTCTATTTCTGAACTTCCTTTGGGGAAACAATTACAGCACCAGCTTCTGAGGAGAGTTTGACACGCAGTGCCTTGAGCATCTCAACTTTAACAAACAAGACACAGGACGCGCAAACTAGAGCTGAAACCAGCGTGGGCTTCACTTTATATTGCCATtaaaagaactgcagaaaatgaagaaaaagagatagTGACCCACCTCCTCGTTCGTTAGAGCCTTGAGGTTTTCTTGAAATTCTCTTACTGCATCTCCCATTGAGCCAGGTAAGCAGCAACTCACTAAGAGGACAGAGAGCAACAGCATTTTGGCTTCGAGGAAGGCTGTGTTTGATTTATGCACTACGCACTGCCTATATATACTCATGTACACCTTGAATATTAAATGAAAGGGAAAGTTTTCTCATATAGGAAAAGGCACAAGACCATAGTGTGAATTATCATAGGCATTGTGGGATGCCTCAGTGGGGACAGGTTGGGGGTTTCCTTCCTTCTGACATCAAGTAAGGGGAAAATACCTCTGTGGATAAGAGATGTCATTTTCTTACACAATATCAAAAGCTCATCACAGGAAAGAGGAGCATTCCTTGTATAACACAGATCTTTATGTGGTTctattctttcttttgcatcaCATAATCAGAGAGATGGAGATCTGAAAAGCTAAGTAGTTTTTACATCCCACTCAGTAATATGCCATCCTTTCTTCAGTGGGATTTTCTAACATGAACTGCAGTTCTAGGCAGagtaaaaaataatagcaaCTTCTTAGATGTACACAGACCATAACACCACTTAAACAATTTGAATTCTTTAGCCTTCCTT from Chiroxiphia lanceolata isolate bChiLan1 chromosome 15, bChiLan1.pri, whole genome shotgun sequence encodes the following:
- the LOC116794605 gene encoding interleukin-5-like, which gives rise to MKTHLYLLLLAAGISAASQRSSMAELLTLLQQMWEVMAKDIQNLRIETPDNINDVNCISTIFEGTERLKTNPAMKKFSAFFQNFERLKQFLTPSLAKEGKCDTERRNATIFINKLMTFIRKALKPTRA